DNA from Arthrobacter sp. StoSoilB19:
CCGTGGCAGCCACCCTGACCGTCGGGGTCTCCCAGTGTTCCTGACCGGTCCAGCCACGGGATGGGCAGACCCCGCCCGGCTCAGCCCTTCCTGACCAGCTTGTGGGTGGCTGCCTGCGCTACCGGCCGGATGACGATCTGGTCCAGGTTGACGTGGTGCGGAACCGTGACGGCATAGCGGACCACGTCGGCCACGTCCTCTGCGGTCAGCGGCTTCTCAACCCCCCGGTAGACCTTGTCCGCCGCCTGCGCGTCCCCCAGGCGGTTGAGCGCGAATTCCTCGGTCTGCACCAGGCCCGGCGCCACCTCGATGACGCGGACGTTGTTCTCCACCTCTTCAAGCCGGAGCGCGTTGGTCATGGCGTGCTGGGCGAACTTCGCGGCGTTGTAGCCGCCGCCGCCCTCGTACGCGTCCAGTCCCGCAGTGGAGGTGAGGTTCAGCACGGTACCTTCGCCGTTGGCGCGCAGCATGGGCAGGAAGGCGCGGGTGAGCTTCATGGTGCCCAGGACGTTGACCCGGTACATCCACTCCCAGTCCTCCGTGCTGGCATCTCCTACCCTGTCGGCGCCGCGGGCGCCGCCGGCAATGTTGATGAGCGTATCGATGCCGCCCGAGTCGGTGACCTGCGCGAGGAGCCGGGACACGTCGTCGTCCTCTGCAATGTCAGCAGGAATCGCCACGGCGCCTGTCCCGCTTTCCAGGGCGGCCAGGCGTTCGGCGCGGCGTGCCACGGCGAAGACCGTCCACCCGTCGGCGCGCAGCGCGCGCACAGTGGCCTCCCCGATTCCGCTGCTTGCTCCGGTCACCAGTGCCGCTTTTTTCTGCATGTCCTTCGTCATGGCACCACCCTAACGG
Protein-coding regions in this window:
- a CDS encoding SDR family oxidoreductase; amino-acid sequence: MTKDMQKKAALVTGASSGIGEATVRALRADGWTVFAVARRAERLAALESGTGAVAIPADIAEDDDVSRLLAQVTDSGGIDTLINIAGGARGADRVGDASTEDWEWMYRVNVLGTMKLTRAFLPMLRANGEGTVLNLTSTAGLDAYEGGGGYNAAKFAQHAMTNALRLEEVENNVRVIEVAPGLVQTEEFALNRLGDAQAADKVYRGVEKPLTAEDVADVVRYAVTVPHHVNLDQIVIRPVAQAATHKLVRKG